In one window of Temnothorax longispinosus isolate EJ_2023e chromosome 9, Tlon_JGU_v1, whole genome shotgun sequence DNA:
- the LOC139819416 gene encoding LOW QUALITY PROTEIN: KRAB-A domain-containing protein 2-like (The sequence of the model RefSeq protein was modified relative to this genomic sequence to represent the inferred CDS: inserted 3 bases in 2 codons) has protein sequence MSENECNITNEVDMNHMKTTFMERVVSLKKTACSFHIETRQKYEELISEVESAKMAKKRTSLQYRRLKRYDILRVGNIKKLIMPLSDKNNVCYYVTDDELFDVIDSVHRECGHGGRDRTVKALRDKYANVTIECINLYLDLCIPCQKKKSHPKKGLVVKPLVFTEIHARAQVDLIDMQTCPDRDFKYILNYQDHLTKFVILRPLKTKTAEEVAHILLNIFCILGAPSVLQSDNGREFANRIIEELKTMWPELSIVHGKPRHSQSQGSVERANQDVQKILFAWLEDNKTNRWSEGLKFCQLQKNCAYHTGIRQTPFEVMFGRKAHVGIQTXPDSIKKILRTEEELESTYXKSINRREQKYICCSKTRRFQSNYKSRRRNKYSTKRPHGYKNMLYLQKRKLWSTYLL, from the exons ATGAGTGAAAACGAATGTAATATAACCAATGAGGTGGACATGAACCATATGAAAACTACATTTATGGAAAGAGTTGTGAGTTTGAAGAAAACGGCATGTTCATTTCATATTGAAACCAGACAAAAGTATGAAGAGTTGATCAGTGAGGTAGAATCTGCAAAGATGGCAAAAAAAAGGACATCGTTACAATATCGGCGTCTGAAGCGTTATGACATCTTGCGTGTTgggaatataaaaaagttgatTATGCCGCTCTCTGATAAGAATAACGTATGTTACTATGTCACAGATGACGAGTTGTTTGATGTAATTGACAGTGTTCATCGTGAGTGTGGTCATGGAGGTAGAGATCGTACAGTAAAAGCACTAAGAGATAAATATGCAAATGTTACGATAGAATGCATTAACTTGTATTTAGATTTATGCATACCATgccaaaagaaaaagagtcaTCCTAAGAAGGGACTGGTGGTGAAACCATTAGTATTTACAGAGATTCATGCACGCGCACAAGTTGATCTCATTGACATGCAGACGTGTCCCGATCGTGATTTCAAGTATATCTTAAACTATCAAGATCACCTGACAAAATTCGTGATTTTACGTCCTCTGAAAACAAAGACCGCAGAAGAAGTGGCTCACAttctcttaaatattttttgtattttgggTGCCCCTTCAGTACTTCAATCGGACAATGGCAGAGAGTTCGCCAACCGCATTATTGAAGAATTGAAAACCATGTGGCCTGAGTTATCTATAGTACACGGTAAACCGCGGCATTCCCAAAGTCAGGGTAGCGTAGAGCGGGCAAACCAAGACGTacagaaaattttgtttgcgtGGCTGGAAGATAACAAGACCAATCGTTGGAGTGAGGGGCTTAAGTTCTGTCAACTGCAGAAAAATTGCGCTTATCACACTGGAATACGACAAACTCCATTCGAAGTCATGTTTG GAAGAAAAGCTCACGTAGGAATACAGAC ACCAGattctataaaaaagattctcCGAACTGAGGAAGAATTAGAAAGCACTT ATAAATCTATCAACAGAAGAGAACAAAAATACATCTGTTGTTCCAAAACAAGACGATTCCAATCCAATTACAAATCCcgtagaagaaataaatattcgacAAAACGTCCCCacggatataaaaatatgttgtatttgcaaaaaagaaaGCTCTGGAGCACATACCTGCTGTAA